In Drosophila ananassae strain 14024-0371.13 chromosome 3R, ASM1763931v2, whole genome shotgun sequence, the DNA window ttgctTATAAGTTCATTAGTTTTCTCTACAAGAATCAAGAAACCAAGCCAAGTCCCAGTTCAATTGAAAATCCTTCTCTCTAAGCGCTTCGgttcgtttcgtttcggttTTGGTTCGCCCGATTTAATTGATTTCCGTGGCTCTGTGACAGCTCGAGCCAATCGACAGCTTTTGGTAATTGCAAGCCGACTAAcccctttttgtttttggccttTTGGCAGAAAGAGTCTGCGACAAATGCAATTAACCAGCCGTAACGCCCACACACATTAagccagaaacagaaacccGGACGGAGGGCTTTTGATGTCACTTTTGGCAAATGAATTTATATGGATGTGCTGGGTGCCGAGTGCTGTGAGGTCTGGAAGAATTCAGAATGTATAGAGTATGGAACGCCGGTGGGTGGATGGATATGAATCGCTGGGACATCAAACGTGCGTTATGCTCATATGTGAAATATTCGAAATATCATGAGTTTGGCTCTCTGGCCCTGGCAGCAATTACACAAATGTAATTTGCAGCTAAATGGAatgtttttaatgaatttataCTCCCTGACTGCCATCCAGAGTACAGCCAAGACAGTCCAGGGAGCTCTGTCGATCCCCAAAGAACCAAATGAAATTACCAACTTCTATTTCTAGAATCTGGATACATGCTTCATGATTGGTAATGGATTAGGCCAAAAATAGAGTTATTCGTGTCTCACTATTTTTAATCGCACTTGGGATAGGTCGTTGAACCAATATTTAGTATTATTTTGAGTTGAACGCACTCCAAAAATATTACACTTCTGCATTTTGGGGCTCAACCTTTAATTTTGGGGGGTattcttattcaatttttgAGCGCTATCTTTATACATAAATTATTGTCCAATTGGAGGCTGGTACACTGTTCATGAAAATTATGTTAATACGGCGAGGAATTCACTTCCAGGGGTTTGCTCAAGTTCAATTGCCATTTACATGTCAATAGAATGTTACGTATTCTTCAAGTCGTATTTGTATGAAGGAAGCATTAGCTAAGCTCTATTGACCTAGAACTTGAGCTTTCCCTGGCCGATTTTAAAAGATAAACTTGAACATTGGgtttattcaaaatttgttgttTAAGAAATCACAAAATAATAGCTTATTGAAGGTCTTATATCTATCCAACTTTGCTCACAACTTagataaaaaatgttttttgtatGCGAGTGTAGTTGAGTGCGAACGATAATGTTCTAGCTCTCCGCACTCACTCAATTGTACTGCCCCCCCGACTGAAACCGATAAAATTGTTAAGCTTTAAAAATAAGTAATACAAAAATTACCCCGGCGTCATAAGCTGGTGAGTGAAAACAACAGAGATCTGTGACGACATCACAGATGTAGCAGCGTATATAAAGCTACGGATCGGCTGAAACCGGCGATCAGTCACCGAAATGAATCAGGCCTCACTATATCAGAACGCCAACCAGGTGCAGAGACACGATGCCAAGTTGATTTTGGATGAGTTCGCATCGACGCTGCAGTGGAGATCCGACGGAGAGGATGCCCTCCTGGATGTCGGCTCAGGATCTGGTAACGTGCTGATGGACTTTGTGAAGCCTCTCCTGCCGATTGGCGGCCAACTGGTCGGCACCGACATATCCAGTCAAATGGTGGGATTCGCCAGTAAGCACTACCAGGGCGAAGAACGTACCAGGTTCCAAGTGCTCGACATAGGATGCGATAAGCTGCCACAGGAGCTGAGGGGTAGCTTCGATCACGTAACCTCCTTCTATTGCCTCCATTGGGTGCAGAATCTGAAGGGAGCCATGACCAATATCTACAACCTGCTCAGACCCGAGGGAGGAGACTGTCTGCTCGCCTTTTTGGCCTCCAATCCCGTCTACGAAGTctacaaaatattgaaactgAATGATAAGTGGTCGGAGTATATGCAGGACGTGGAGCAGTTCATCTCTCCCCTCCACTATAGCCAAAATCCTGGCGAGGAATTCAGTCAGTTACTCAGTGATGTGGGCTTCATTCAACACAATGTTGAAATACGCAATGAAGTGTTTGTTTACGAAGGAGTTAGGACTCTAAAAGGTGAGAAACTTTCTGTTTAAAACTgttctttattaatttttggtatttttcagACAATGTTAAGGCCATATGTCCTTTTTTGGAACGAATGCCTTCCAGTTTACACGAAGATTTCCTCAACGACTTTATCGACATAGTGATATCCATGAACCTGCAACAGGGCGAGGACAATCAGGATCAAAAGTTCATATCGCCTTACAAGTTGGTGGTGGCATATGCCCGCAAGACCTCTAATATTGTTAACAAGTTTTTGGATGAAAAACCAAATCAACTAATATTTAAGGGAATTAATTAGAAATATTAACGTTTTAGGTTTAAGAAAAGGGCACAGAGTCTATTATATTTCTACTTAAATAGTGTTCCAAAACTTGGCTGAAGCAAAAACAAATGTTAAAgggaaatattaatattaataattacatAAATATAGACATAGTACataacttaaaaacactagGGCATATTTTCCGCTATGCATTACAATCTGGTCAGATATTTAAACAATAAACCTTGTTACAAAACTTCGAGAAACTTGAGATTAGAATATCTAATCAAAAATTCTATTTGATATAACATTTATAGAGAGGCTTAGGCATTGTAATTGCTGGTTTTGACAGAACCAATTACAAGTATAGCCGCCACTCTCGCCTCGACTCTCactcttactctcattcatCTAATCTATATGATGTACTATATAGTAGTTCTAGTCCGTAAGGGGGTTACCTTATACTCTCACTGAAAGTTTCCATTTGGCGGAAAGCTTAGCGGTCTTCCCGCGAGTTTGATGAATCAAACTTTACATCAGACTCCCGTGGATTTTCGTATTTAAGGGGATGGGACGTCAATCCTCAAAAGGGTTGAAAATTGTACGTTTTCGGATCGGATCTTAGaacaattttaattgttttttcaaCCATTTTTTCCGCCGATTTGTGTATGTTAGAGGTTGGCTGTGGAATTTTCAAAATGAGTTATTAACGCGATGTCTACAGAATTTTGGGGCCAACAAATGCGCATTCATGTCATTTGTCAGTGGCTGTGACGGGAGGACTCGGTTTAGTCCTTCGAAAGTGAAGGCGTGAGTTTGTCTAGCTTCCAGGCAATTGGCAGTTCATTCCCGGAACTCTCTCCCATTCCCCGCTGGTGGCTTAAAAGTAGTAAATGTTTGTCTTAatctttgatttttgttttcgtttgcaTTTATATCCGACTTACCCTCGTCCTGGGTCCCGTTCCAGGACTCTACTTTGTTTCTGGCAAATGTAAACGACAGGAATTAATTTAGATAAATGATTTCTCAAGTGCGCTGGCTGAGTTTCCGACGATTTGCCGCCTGTCAGTCAAATGGATTTCTCATCTGCCCCCGGCTCCTTGGTTTTTTGGCGTGGCTTTGGGGCGTGGCACACTCTCTTCCTGGCCCCTGTATCCTGGCTGTGATACCAGGAACTTATAGCAACCCGTCTCAAAATTGTTTTCGCAAACAAATTTTCGTAttgaaatttgatttatttgttAATTTGTTTGTAATGAATTTTCCGTTTGCTTGGTTGCCTGCCCTAGAGCTCAAGGAATCGGGTATTTGGGGGATTGGGGAGTTTGGTCCTTAATTGCCTGTGCCTGGCATTTGCTTTTCCTTCTCTGCCTCATTTGTTTAGCTAATTTTCTCGAGACTTGAAAGATTTCTGGGGTCTGGGGGTTAAGGGAAATTTTTGTGCTTTGGTTTGGAAAAAGaattggaaatatttttaattccaACTAAAAAGAAATGTGAAAGAATTCAATCCCCAATGGAAATTGATTACTAATGgtatttgattttaaatgattcaatgtttattttttcgataAGATGTGTTAAAATTTACagttgttaaataaatattttacaatgcttgttttttaaacaatcttatcttttaaaatttctaaCAAAAGTGCAGAAATCAAAGCTGAATCACAGAATTTCTTACAAAATCCTTTCAACCTAAATACTCAACATTatcaaaaatgtaaaatactTTATTATCTCACCTCTCTAGTTAGCCAACCACTCTTATTTCTTGAATATTTCgttattttttctgtttagCTGACCCAGCCAAATTGTTTTTGCTGACCCACCCGACTCTGCCATTTGATTCCGGAGGCGTAACCGCAAAGATAAACACCGGATAACGGAACTGAATGTCCTGTATGGTTTTTgtgtgttgtttttattgttgcgGGGGCGTGTGCATTTGGTCAAAGTTCAAACAAATGCGTCGCCATCGAAATGAAATGTTGGGATTTTCAGGTGGACTTTCCACCATAATTTTCGCTCAACCCCCGGCTGACCattttgtttaagtttacttAGCGGTTTTGTTGACTTTCGGGCGTTTTGGTGGCGTTTTGATTGCGTTTTCCATATGCAAATGtggaaaaaaggaaagctcaAAAATTGAGGCTTGCCGGAGAGTCTATCTATTTAATGGCCAACAAAACGCAATTACACTCacataaaataacaaaaagagCAGACACAAATGGTAGGGGTAGTCGGGTAGAAGATGGCGAAAAATATGCCTCATTATAACAAATTATAGAAGGAATATTGTAATTTACATTTTGACTCGGTATCATGTGCggctttttattaaaaattcaacaCTAACGAGgctcttttgtttttataccagAAGCAGTTTTCTGCTATGGCTGTCTCTCTTTCTGTATGAGTGTCCTTTGCATCTGTCTCTTTTTAGCCAACTCTTGCCATCTTCCTTTGGCTACGGTCCTTTGCGTTGCAAAtaagaattttaataaattatattgtaATATGACAAAACGGTTTCGTAGTGCCGACAGTGGCGTAGCTTGGTTTCAGTCTTAAAAGGGGTAAGATatgagtttaaaaatattaaatattattgtattatacatattttgtctaaatatttattagatttaaaacaaaaccttacgaataaatttaaaaaaggataTCTACCCAAAAAGAAGGAGTTCTTGTATGTTTTAGACCCTTAGTCCGGAACTCATGAATTTTTCAATAACAAAATGTTGCTTTCCTGCGAAAAAAAATGTGTCtaaaaaaattgtagaaaAATGTCTCGAAAAATTTTTGTTAGCCAACTTGCAGCTAATTATGGGCATCAGGGGGAAGTTACTGGAAACCCTTTGGGATGTCGAGTTAGCCCATGTTtaatccttttttatttttttttcattccaGAGTGGAGTGTTTCCGTACTTCATTACGTTTGGCTTCAGCtttggtttattttaatttcattttatgaTTTAACTTTACACCTGCTTGAAAAACGACACACACACCGATACTTTGGGATGTACTTCAATTAAAAACCGGAGTCCTGGCCAAGGCACTTAAGTGCTTTTTACTCCTTTACCCCGTCCTGTCCTGTTTGGTGTGAGAATATTTCTTTTGCCCAAATTATTTCAACATTTTCCACTTCAGAGAGTTTGGGGAGAAAGTGTACCCCCCACAAAAAAAGGGACAACAGTAATATGAAGATTTCTCTCAGAAGAGTTTCTGGCATGCCGGGTCAAGGGTTTCGAATGGGTTTGGGTTCAGGTTTATTCTCAGTTCTGGCAGGGGGTACGCAGAGTAGTAGTCAACGTCCAACACTTCGTGGGCCAAATCTTCGTGTAATCGGATAAGGTAATTGGAGGCTTTGTCTAGACATTAAGTGTACATAGTAAATTTTGTTTTCCCCAGTTTTGTCCGAAAGATGACTGAAAAGGTTATAGTAACGAATTTTGGACAGTGGGCTGAAAGAAGGAAATAATTTGAGCTTTTAAAAGTACTGAAAGATGAGTGTTATTGTGAGAAAGGCTTGGTGTTTTTCATATTAAAATATGAGGTTGTGTTCTAAATTTACTATCTTGTATTTGGTTTAAATTAATGATAATTCCCCACCGTATCACCTTCATACCATCAATCAGAAATTGCCTTAGCCTTGGAAACAAAAGTTTTGTGCGGCAACACATGTTCCTATCCGTTGTTGGAAACAAAGTCTTCCTCCCTTTTGGGACAATCACATGAAGGAACAACTGCGACGGCTCTTAATAAATCGATTTAAATTTCTGATCATATTTTCATCTCTGGAgaaatttaatagtttttcgCAATAACATTTTATGTGCGGACGCATACACAGGATCTCGACATCATCCACTCGCCGATGGTGGCAGCGCTGGGAGAGCGCTAGAGAAAACTATCCAACTAAAATAATAAGAGTGGCAACAAACTTGGGCCCGGCACGTTGGGGCCAAGTCCAAACAAAGAAACTGTAAACTTTACGGGTCACACGATGTGCCAGGAGCTCTACGGGATTCCCCTTTACTCTCTAGCATTGCCTCGTTCTCCTTTGGCACTCTCCTTTTTCGGCCAGGACCaacgtcgtcgtcgtcgtcgtcgtctaGGCAGCTTCCTGTGCATGGCAATAAAATTACTTTAGCCCATAAGTATGCTACAATTTTACGTACGAGCTCCCAGCTTTTGGTCGCAAGTGCAGCAAATAGTTTTGCGCCACGCCTCCCCCTGGACACAGAATGCTCCCACTAGTTCCATCCTTCCCCCTTACCGAGACACACATCATAATTAATGCAAAGCTGGCAAATGTATGCAACACCTGCGGTTTGTTTAAAACGACCGCAAGCATTCCCCACTATAGAGCTCGTCCTTCCTCCAGCTCGTTTGCCAGACTATTTTagttattgaaattatttggcCAAGTCGCTGacattttatgtttatttaattgcTGCCCAGAGCCATAGGAATTTTCTATTATTAGTTATGTAAGCAAACCATGTAATTCGAGAGCAATATGGCATTAGGTAACATATTTTGATGGAAAataaagtaatattttttaaattcatatattccttttttatttattttttatttaattgaaagtCTACAacctttttttcattttcggcCTAATTGAAATCCAATTTCGTTGCAATCATTTTCAATACGCTTcgcttttcaatttcaatgcCAAAGGGTCATTGAAATTGGTTTTTACATTTTCCCTGGCCTATTCCAATGCTTGCGGTCAAGTGACCGGGACCCAGGACCCAGCACCAAAACCCCCATGAAAAAAACCCTCATATCGAAGGACCTCGACCTTAAATCGACAGCCGTTGACATGTTGACGACACAAGTTGTTTGTGGTTAAGTTTTTCTGTCGCATCATGCGGCGAGGTGGCTGACTATAATTAAATAGTTTCCTCTGGCATTTACCATTGGCCAAAtgatgatatatattttttaatttactaTCTCTGTTCTGCTATGTTCCGCTGTTATCTGCTAATTGTATGTCCTTTGTTTTTAGCTGACATGCAAATGAGTTGCTTGTTTTTAGGCATTCAGTTGTTGACCTCAACATGTCTATTAATTTGCTTCAGATGTGAGCTGATCACAAAGGACTCATCTCCTTGATGGGACTTTATAATTGAAAGACTTTTAAAGTATGGCTTTGTAAGTAATGGCATGATATGTGTCCTTTGCGTTGGTGGCTTAGTGAATAAGTAGCTAACGAGCTAACAGtttgttttaataaaatccTTAAAAAGTATCTATAGGAATCATTTTTCACAGTGTCCtttctaaatttattttaatacaaagTAACTTTATAGAAAAGTACCCATACCACAGCAATATCAGCAGTAGGGCAGCAAATGAAACCCGACATCGATTTTGTTCTCAAGTTACACCCGCTTTTGTTTACacaaaaattatgtttaatgAGCAGCAACCCCGAACTTCACGGACACATCTTTCGGGTATCTTTTGGGGTTGGCACAACTGACAATTATAATTACAAGGTCTTAAGTTTTTcgtgaaaattattattttaattacgGTTTGCAGAATACAGAGGGTGGAAAAGAAAAGTAGAACCAAGACGAAGCCCAAATAAATTCGATACATTTATGGCATTGCGACAGATCATAAATTCAGCGATTTGAGTGATGTGTTTGTCGGACAATAAACTAAACGAAATATTCCAGTTTATGTGACTGTCTCTCTGGTATTAACACCAGAAATGGAATGCTGTAgcaccaacaaaaaatgttCTAATCAAGTGACATAATCAGTTTTTATGGGTACCAAGGCAATCATAACTTTTCCTCATACACCCATACGAGTTGGATCGAGTTGGGTTTTATTTTCGCACGttgataatttttatttcctgCTGCTCCGCAAGATAACTTTGGTGCGTATGTCCTGtgcaaataaaatacatttttgctGCGCTTTTATTTCCCATCACTTTCACTGCCAAGAAGTCGCTGTCGCAATCGCAGTGGTGGTGTCCATCCCCCTTCATAATAATCATTTATTTAATGCGCCCaaacatttattatttccGCTGACCTATCCCTGGTCCACTCGTCCTTTTTCGTCTCTGTGTTTGGGGAGTCCTTGGAATGGTCAAAGTTAGATTGGACACTTGCGCAATTTTCTTCTAATGAATCTAATTGAGTCTAACAAGTGGCCGGCAACATCATGTTAATGCTAATGTTGTCGCCCCAGTCTCGGTGACCTTCATGCTGTCTGGTTCTTTAAGGAAGGGCCTAATAATTTTGGTTATATTTTGATAGGAGTGGGAGAGAGTTTAGCTTTAAGGGGCTTGAAATACATTTACTAATTAGGTTAAGGTATTAATTTTTAAGACCtgattttaaagaaaaagagaggaataataatatttaagaaattagTATTTAAGAATAGGATAAGAATTTAGAATGAGATCTGAAAGATGGTTATTAGTTCCGTCTGATACAAAAAAACATGTATGTGATTCATGCAgcttttttaactttaattaTATTGAACTCGAAatggatatataatattaaactGTAATGGATGGTAAAGACTTTTTTCCGAATAGGTTTCCAAAAAGAGGTGGAAGTGCAGGTAGAGATGGAAGTGAAGGTAGAGGTGGAAGTGGAGGTAGAGGTGGAAgtggaggcggaggtggaAGTGGAGGTGGGACTACCAGCGGGGGCAAAGGTAGGATTGCAACAACAGCGGCATCAGAATTCGGCAAGTTTATAGGAAATGGAAACGGTAGTGGGGGCGGAGGAGGCGGTAGTGGAAACGGAAAGCTAGGTCGATTGtgatggtgatggtggtgATGATGTTCATGGTGTCCATTGTTCTGAGGAGTGCCACTTGTGGATGTTGTTACTCCTTCTGTTGTTGTGGACGCAGATGTACTTGTTGTGGGACTAGCTGTGGATGTTGTTACTTCTTTAGTAGTTTGAACAGCTGTAGAGGTTGTGACTTCTGTAGTTAATGTGGGAATAGCAGTAGAAGTTGTGACttctgtagttgttgtgggaatAGCTGTAGAGGTTGTGACTTGtgtagttgttgtgggaatAGCTGTAGAGGTGGTAACTTCCgtagttgttgtgggaatAGCTGTAGAGGTGGTAACttctgtagttgttgtgggaatAGCAGTAGAGGTTGTGACttctgtagttgttgtgggaatGGCAGTAGAGGTTGTGACttctgtagttgttgtgggaatGGCAGTAGAGGTTGTGACTTCTGTAGGTTTTGTGGGAATAGCAGTAGAGGTTGTGACttctgtagttgttgtgggaatAGCAGTAGAGGTTGTGACttctgtagttgttgtgggaatAGCTGTAGAGGTGGTAACTTCCgtagttgttgtgggaatAGCTGTAGAGGTGGTAACttctgtagttgttgtgggaatAGCAGTAGAGGTTGTGACttctgtagttgttgtgggaatGGCAGTAGAGGTTGTGACttctgtagttgttgtgggaatAGCTGTAGAGGTGGTAACTTCCgtagttgttgtgggaatAGCTGTAGAGGTTGTGACTTGtgtagttgttgtgggaatAGCTGTAGAGGTGGTAACTTCCgtagttgttgtgggaatAGCTGTAGAGGTGGTAACttctgtagttgttgtgggaatAGCAGTAGAGGTTGTGACttctgtagttgttgtgggaatGGCAGTAGAGGTTGTGACttctgtagttgttgtgggaatGGCAGTAGAGGTTGTGACTTCTGTAGGTTTTGTGGGAATAGCAGTAGAGGTTGTGACttctgtagttgttgtgggaatAGCAGTAGAGGTTGTGACttctgtagttgttgtgggaatAGCTGTAGAGGTGGTAACTTCCgtagttgttgtgggaatAGCTGTAGAGGTGGTAACttctgtagttgttgtgggaatAGCAGTAGAGGTTGTGACttctgtagttgttgtgggaatGGCAGTAGAGGTTGTGACttctgtagttgttgtgggaatAGCTGTAGAGGTGGTAACTTCCgtagttgttgtgggaatAGCTGTAGAAGTTGTGACttctgtagttgttgtgggaatAGCAGTAGAGGTTGTGACttctgtagttgttgtgggaatGGCAGTAGAGGTTGTGACttctgtagttgttgtgggaatAGCAGTAGAAGTTGTGACttctgtagttgttgtgggaatAGCAGTAGAGGTTGTGACttctgtagttgttgtgggaatGGCAGTAGAGGTTGTGACttctgtagttgttgtgggaatAGCAGTAGAGGTTGTGACTTCTTTAGTTGTTGTGGGAATAGCTGTAGAGGTTGTGACttctgtagttgttgtgggaCTAGCTGTAGAGGTGGTAACTTCCgtagttgttgtgggaatAGCAGTAGAGGTTGTGACttctgtagttgttgtgggCATAGCAGTAGAGGTTGTGACttctgtagttgttgtgggaatAGCTGTAGAGGTTGTGACttctgtagttgttgtgggaatAGCTGTAGAGGTGGTAACTTCCgtagttgttgtgggaatAGCTGTAAAGGTTGTGACttctgtagttgttgtgggaatAGCTGTAGAGGTGGTAACTTCCgtagttgttgtgggaatAGCAGTAGAGGTTGTGACttctgtagttgttgtgggaatAGCAGTAGAGGTTGTGACttctgtagttgttgtgggCATAGCAGTAGAGGTTGTGACttctgtagttgttgtgggaatAGCTGTAGAGGTTGTGACttctgtagttgttgtgggaatGGCAGTAGAGGTTGTGACttctgtagttgttgtgggaatAGCTGTAGAGGTGGTAACTTCCgtagttgttgtgggaatAGCTGTAGAGGTGGTAACttctgtagttgttgtgggaatAGCAGTAGATGTTGTGACttctgtagttgttgtgggaatAGCTGTAGAGGTTGTGACttctgtagttgttgtgggaatAGCTGTAGAGGTGGTAACTTCCgtagttgttgtgggaatAGCTGTAGAAGTTGTGACttctgtagttgttgtgggaatAGAAGTAGAGGTTGTGACttctgtagttgttgtgggaatGGCAGTAGAGGTTGTGACttctgtagttgttgtgggaatAGCAGTAGAGGTTGTGACttctgtagttgttgtgggaatAGCTGTAGAGGTTGTGACAtctgtagttgttgtgggaatAGCTGTAGAGGTGGTAACTTCCgtagttgttgtgggaatAGCAGTAGAGGTTGTGACttctgtagttgttgtgggCATAGCAGTAGAGGTTGTGACttctgtagttgttgtgggaatAGCTGTAGAGGTTGTGACttctgtagttgttgtgggaatAGCTGTAGAGGTGGTAACTTCCgtagttgttgtgggaatAGCTGTAGAGGTTGTGACttctgtagttgttgtgggaatAGCTGTAGAGGTGGTAGCTTCCgtagttgttgtgggaatAGCAGTAGAGGTTGTGACttctgtagttgttgtgggaatAGCAGTAGAGGTTGTGACttctgtagttgttgtgggCATTGCAGTAGAGGTTGTGACttctgtagttgttgtgggaatAGCTGTAGAGGTTGTGACttctgtagttgttgtgggaatGGCAGTAGAGGTTGTGACttctgtagttgttgtgggaatAGCTGTAGAGGTGGTAACTTCCgtagttgttgtgggaatAGCTGTAGAGGTGGTAACttctgtagttgttgtgggaatAGCAGTAGATGTTGTGACttctgtagttgttgtgggaatAGCTGTAGAGGTTGTGACTTCTGTAGTTGTTTTGGGAATAGCTGTAGAGGTGGTAACttctgtagttgttgtgggaatAGCTGTAGAGGTTGTGACTTCTGAAGTTGTTGTGGGAATAGCTGTAGAGGTTGTGACttctgtagttgttgtgggaatAGCAGTAGAGGTGGTAACttctgtagttgttgtgggaatAGCTGTAGAGGTTGTGACttctgtagttgttgtgggaatAGCAGTAGAGGTGGTAACttctgtagttgttgtgggaatAGCTGTAGAGGTTGTGACTTCTGTAGTTGTTGCGGGAATAGCTGTAGAGGTTGTGACttctgtagttgttgtgggaatAGCAGTAGAGGTGGTAACttctgtagttgttgtgggaatAGTTGTAGAGGTGGTAACTTCCGTAGTTGTTGTAGGAATAGCAGTAGAGGTTGTGACTTCTGCAGTTGTTGTGGGAATAGTTGTAAAGGTGGTAACTTCCGTAGTTGTTGTAGGAATAGCAGTAGATGTTGTGACttctgtagttgttgtgggaatAGCTGTAGAGGTTGTGacttctgttgttgttgtgggaaTAGCTGTAGAGGTGGTAACTTCCGTAGTTGTTGTGGAAATAGCTGTAGAGGTTGTGACttctgtagttgttgtgggaatAGCAGTAGAGGTGGTAACttctgtagttgttgtgggaatAGTTGTAGAGGTGGTAACTTCCGTAGTTGTTGTAGGAATAGCAGTAGATGTTGTGACttctgtagttgttgtgggaatAGCTGTAGAGGTTGTGACTTTTGCAGTTGTTGTGGGAATAGCTGTAGAGGTGGTAACTTCCGTAGTTGTTGTAGGAATAGTAGGAGAGGTTGTGACTACTGTAGTTGTTGAAGGAATAGCTGTAGAGGTTGTGACttctgtagttgttgtgggaatAGCTGTAGAGGTTGTGACttctgtagttgttgtgggaatATCTGTAGAGGTTGTAACTTCCGTAGTTGTTGTAGGAATAACTGTAGAGGTCGTAACTTCTGTCGTAGTTGA includes these proteins:
- the LOC6507586 gene encoding juvenile hormone acid O-methyltransferase, which translates into the protein MNQASLYQNANQVQRHDAKLILDEFASTLQWRSDGEDALLDVGSGSGNVLMDFVKPLLPIGGQLVGTDISSQMVGFASKHYQGEERTRFQVLDIGCDKLPQELRGSFDHVTSFYCLHWVQNLKGAMTNIYNLLRPEGGDCLLAFLASNPVYEVYKILKLNDKWSEYMQDVEQFISPLHYSQNPGEEFSQLLSDVGFIQHNVEIRNEVFVYEGVRTLKDNVKAICPFLERMPSSLHEDFLNDFIDIVISMNLQQGEDNQDQKFISPYKLVVAYARKTSNIVNKFLDEKPNQLIFKGIN
- the LOC116656024 gene encoding mucin-2, whose translation is MRGSLGLLLILCSALPMQPIIGNATTTTESPICRLRPFLPICLLSRTTASTTTKEVTTSTALPTTTSATSTEEVTTSTALPTAISTTTEDATTSTAVATTMTATSSTTNEVSTSTAAPTTTTISSSTTKEDTTSTALPTTTSATSTTTREGTTSTAVATTTSASSSTIKKDTTSTAIPTTTTEKVTTSTAIPTTTTIASTTTSTAAPTTSSATSTSTEEVTTSTAIPTTTTIASTTTEEVTTSTAAPTTTTASTSTTTQVTTSTAAPTTTTEAVTTSTAIPTTTTIASTTTSTAAPRTSSATSTTTEEVTTSTAIPTTTTIASTTTEEVTTSTAAPTTTTASTSTTTEVTTSTAIPTTTTEEVTTSTAIPTTTTIVSTTTEEVTTSTAAPTTTTPSTSTTTQVTTSTAAPTTTTEAVTTSTAIPTTTTIASTTTSTAAPTTSSATSTTTEEVTTSTAIPTTTTIASTTSEEVTTSTAAPTTTTASTSTTTEVTTSTAIPTTTTEEVTTSTAIPTTTTIVSTTTEEVTTSTAAPTTTTASTSTTTQVTTSTAAPTTTTEAVTTSTAIPTTTTIASTTTEEVTTSTAAPTITTASTSTTTEVTTSTAIPTTTTKEVTTSTAIPTTTTIASTTTEEVTTSTAAPTTTSATSTTTEEVTTSIAIPTTTTIASTTTSSSSTTTEVTTSTAIPTTTTAKSTAASTTTEEVTTSTASPTTSSTSSSTTTEVTTSTVIPTTTTEVTTSTDIPTTTTEVTTSTAIPTTTTEVTTSTAIPSTTTVVTTSPTIPTTTTEVTTSTAIPTTTAKVTTSTAIPTTTTEVTTSTAIPTTTTEVTTSTTIPTTTTEVTTSTAIPTTTTEVTTSTAISTTTTEVTTSTAIPTTTTEVTTSTAIPTTTTEVTTSTAIPTTTTEVTTFTTIPTTTAEVTTSTAIPTTTTEVTTSTTIPTTTTEVTTSTAIPTTTTEVTTSTAIPATTTEVTTSTAIPTTTTEVTTSTAIPTTTTEVTTSTAIPTTTTEVTTSTAIPTTTTEVTTSTAIPTTTSEVTTSTAIPTTTTEVTTSTAIPKTTTEVTTSTAIPTTTTEVTTSTAIPTTTTEVTTSTAIPTTTTEVTTSTAIPTTTTEVTTSTAIPTTTTEVTTSTAIPTTTTEVTTSTAMPTTTTEVTTSTAIPTTTTEVTTSTAIPTTTTEATTSTAIPTTTTEVTTSTAIPTTTTEVTTSTAIPTTTTEVTTSTAIPTTTTEVTTSTAMPTTTTEVTTSTAIPTTTTEVTTSTAIPTTTTDVTTSTAIPTTTTEVTTSTAIPTTTTEVTTSTAIPTTTTEVTTSTSIPTTTTEVTTSTAIPTTTTEVTTSTAIPTTTTEVTTSTAIPTTTTEVTTSTAIPTTTTEVTTSTAIPTTTTEVTTSTAIPTTTTEVTTSTAIPTTTTEVTTSTAIPTTTTEVTTSTAMPTTTTEVTTSTAIPTTTTEVTTSTAIPTTTTEVTTSTAIPTTTTEVTTFTAIPTTTTEVTTSTAIPTTTTEVTTSTAIPTTTTEVTTSTAMPTTTTEVTTSTAIPTTTTEVTTSTASPTTTTEVTTSTAIPTTTKEVTTSTAIPTTTTEVTTSTAIPTTTTEVTTSTAIPTTTTEVTTSTAIPTTTTEVTTSTAIPTTTTEVTTSTAIPTTTTEVTTSTAIPTTTTEVTTSTAIPTTTTEVTTSTAIPTTTTEVTTSTAIPTTTTEVTTSTAIPTTTTEVTTSTAIPTTTTEVTTSTAIPTTTTEVTTSTAIPTKPTEVTTSTAIPTTTTEVTTSTAIPTTTTEVTTSTAIPTTTTEVTTSTAIPTTTTEVTTSTAIPTTTTQVTTSTAIPTTTTEVTTSTAIPTTTTEVTTSTAIPTTTTEVTTSTAIPTTTTEVTTSTAIPTTTTEVTTSTAIPTTTTEVTTSTAIPTTTTEVTTSTAIPTKPTEVTTSTAIPTTTTEVTTSTAIPTTTTEVTTSTAIPTTTTEVTTSTAIPTTTTEVTTSTAIPTTTTQVTTSTAIPTTTTEVTTSTAIPTLTTEVTTSTAVQTTKEVTTSTASPTTSTSASTTTEGVTTSTSGTPQNNGHHEHHHHHHHHNRPSFPFPLPPPPPPLPFPFPINLPNSDAAVVAILPLPPLVVPPPLPPPPPLPPLPPLPPLPSLPSLPALPPLFGNLFGKKSLPSITV